In Pangasianodon hypophthalmus isolate fPanHyp1 chromosome 3, fPanHyp1.pri, whole genome shotgun sequence, a single genomic region encodes these proteins:
- the rpia gene encoding ribose-5-phosphate isomerase isoform X1, with translation MKWRRWVEFSVKSTLLCSSSAPLCRSSSSSHLRRVQHVLESRCYSTVMAEEAKKLAAYAAVDSHIQNNQVVGVGSGSTIVYAVDRLAERVRQEKLNIVCVPTSFQARQLILQHGLSLSDLDRHPDLDVAIDGADEVDDSLTLIKGGGGCLTQEKIVAGCAKHFIVIADYRKDSKALGQQWKKGVPVEVVPMAYVPVSRAITRRFGGEAVLRMAVSKAGPVVTDNSNFILDWKFEHAQNWKEVNTAIKMIPGVVETGLFVGMAERVYFGMEDGSVKIRDAPMN, from the exons ATGAAGTGGCGGAGGTGGGTTGAGTTCAGTGTGAAGTCTACACTCCTCTGCTCCTCGTCTGCACCTCTGTGtcgctcctcctcttcctcacatcTCCGCAGGGTTCAGCACGTGCTGGAGAGCCGCTGTTACAGCACCGTGATGGCTGAAGAGGCGAAGAAGCTGGCCGCCTACGCTGCTGTGGACAGCCACATACAG AACAACCAGGTGGTGGGAGTGGGGAGCGGCTCCACCATAGTCTATGCTGTGGACAGACTGG cTGAGAGAGTAAGGCAGGAGAAGCTGAACATTGTGTGCGTTCCTACGTCCTTCCAG GCTCGTCAGCTGATCCTGCAGCATGGCCTGTCTCTTTCAGATTTGGACAGACACCCCGAT CTGGACGTAGCAATCGACGGAGCTGATGAGGTGGATGATTCACTCACTCTTATTAAAGGAGGCGG AGGATGCTTGACTCAGGAGAAAATTGTAGCCGGCTGTGCCAAACACTTCATCGTCATTGCTGACTACAG GAAGGACTCGAAGGCATTGGGGCAGCAGTGGAAGAAAGGCGTGCCGGTGGAAGTGGTCCCCATGGCGTACGTGCCTGTGTCCAGGGCCATCACTCGGCGCTTTGGTGGGGAAGCTGTGCTGAGGATGGCTGTCAGTAAAGCG GGCCCTGTGGTGACTGATAACAGCAACTTCATCCTGGACTGGAAATTTGAGCATGCTCAGAACTGGAAAGAGGTCAACACTGCTATCAAAATGATCCCAG GTGTTGTGGAGACCGGTCTGTTTGTGGGAATGGCTGAGAGAGTTTACTTTGGGATGGAAGATGGAAGTGTGAAGATCAGAGATGCTCCaatgaactga
- the rpia gene encoding ribose-5-phosphate isomerase isoform X2, giving the protein MKWRRWVEFSVKSTLLCSSSAPLCRSSSSSHLRRVQHVLESRCYSTVMAEEAKKLAAYAAVDSHIQNNQVVGVGSGSTIVYAVDRLAERVRQEKLNIVCVPTSFQARQLILQHGLSLSDLDRHPDLDVAIDGADEVDDSLTLIKGGGGCLTQEKIVAGCAKHFIVIADYRKDSKALGQQWKKGVPVEVVPMAYVPVSRAITRRFGGEAVLRMAVSKAGPVVTDNSNFILDWKFEHAQNWKEVNTAIKMIPDRSSDLSMSL; this is encoded by the exons ATGAAGTGGCGGAGGTGGGTTGAGTTCAGTGTGAAGTCTACACTCCTCTGCTCCTCGTCTGCACCTCTGTGtcgctcctcctcttcctcacatcTCCGCAGGGTTCAGCACGTGCTGGAGAGCCGCTGTTACAGCACCGTGATGGCTGAAGAGGCGAAGAAGCTGGCCGCCTACGCTGCTGTGGACAGCCACATACAG AACAACCAGGTGGTGGGAGTGGGGAGCGGCTCCACCATAGTCTATGCTGTGGACAGACTGG cTGAGAGAGTAAGGCAGGAGAAGCTGAACATTGTGTGCGTTCCTACGTCCTTCCAG GCTCGTCAGCTGATCCTGCAGCATGGCCTGTCTCTTTCAGATTTGGACAGACACCCCGAT CTGGACGTAGCAATCGACGGAGCTGATGAGGTGGATGATTCACTCACTCTTATTAAAGGAGGCGG AGGATGCTTGACTCAGGAGAAAATTGTAGCCGGCTGTGCCAAACACTTCATCGTCATTGCTGACTACAG GAAGGACTCGAAGGCATTGGGGCAGCAGTGGAAGAAAGGCGTGCCGGTGGAAGTGGTCCCCATGGCGTACGTGCCTGTGTCCAGGGCCATCACTCGGCGCTTTGGTGGGGAAGCTGTGCTGAGGATGGCTGTCAGTAAAGCG GGCCCTGTGGTGACTGATAACAGCAACTTCATCCTGGACTGGAAATTTGAGCATGCTCAGAACTGGAAAGAGGTCAACACTGCTATCAAAATGATCCCAG ACAGATCCAGTGACTTGTCTATGTCTCTGTAG